The nucleotide sequence AAACCGCTGATTGGGTTTGAACTGGAACCAATGATACCAACAAGATAACCGGATACGGCGGCAAAGAAAAATCCGAATACGATCATAACTACCGTAGCGATAATAGCAGAAGTATAATCGGCATAAAACACAAATTTGGTGATCAGGAAAGTAGCCACGGCTGCCGCAATGATTCCTGCCATGATCCAACCGAAATTAAGGTCTTTTTCAACCCTTTCGGTAGTTGAAACGCCTCTGGCCGTTTCTTTCAGATCCTGAATGGAACGTTTGATACCACTTGCCAGGCTCTTACGCATACCATAAAGGGTATAAAAGGTTCCCACCAACATTCCTCCAATGGCAATGGGCCGGACAATGGCTTTCCAGGTCTCGTTAACCCGGAATATCGGATCCTTAACCTGGGTCATGGCTTCATTCATATTGGCCGCAAGATTCTGATCCACCAGATATTGAGCCCATGCCTGCATATCAATATGGGGGCCTATAAAATAGAATATTATGGGTGTTAAAAGGCCCCAGGCAATGACTCCGCCGCTAAAGTTCAGGGAAGCCAGACGGGGGCCGATAATATAACCTACACCGATATAGGCGGGGCGTAGTCCGGGTGTGCCAAGGAGGATTCCACCCTTGGCCTTAATGGCCTCTCCTGCACCTGTGATAAATTGGGTTTTAAACTGAACGAATTTTTCCCACACAGGCATAAACAAACGGAATTCACCAAGAGCTTTGATTAATCCACCCAATCCCATTGCCCAGAAAAGATATTTTGATCCGGCACCGGTTTGCCCGGTCTTATGAATCTCAGCAGCAGCAATGGATTCTGGGAAAGGTAATGTGGCGTCATTTGCCATTACCCGGCGAATCAAAGCGATAAATAAGATCCCCAGCATACCACCGGTTACCATGATCAGTGCAGAAATGATATAATGCCCGGCAGTATAGAATTCAGGCCATATACCACTAATGTAAAAAGCCGGCAACGTGAAAATTGCGCCGGCAGCTACAGATTCTCCTACAGAACCGATACTCCTCGTAAAGTTCTCCTCAAGGATGGTTCCTTTCAGGGCCC is from Bacteroidales bacterium and encodes:
- a CDS encoding oligopeptide transporter, OPT family — its product is MANQQLNYKPFISSETRMTEMTLRGVIIGVFLSIVLGAANAYLGLKAGMTIAATYPAAVIGMAILRALKGTILEENFTRSIGSVGESVAAGAIFTLPAFYISGIWPEFYTAGHYIISALIMVTGGMLGILFIALIRRVMANDATLPFPESIAAAEIHKTGQTGAGSKYLFWAMGLGGLIKALGEFRLFMPVWEKFVQFKTQFITGAGEAIKAKGGILLGTPGLRPAYIGVGYIIGPRLASLNFSGGVIAWGLLTPIIFYFIGPHIDMQAWAQYLVDQNLAANMNEAMTQVKDPIFRVNETWKAIVRPIAIGGMLVGTFYTLYGMRKSLASGIKRSIQDLKETARGVSTTERVEKDLNFGWIMAGIIAAAVATFLITKFVFYADYTSAIIATVVMIVFGFFFAAVSGYLVGIIGSSSNPISGLTISTVVVTALLMLILGARGESGVATVLAVAAIICVSAAVAGEMLQDLKAGHVLGGTPWRMQIGDLIGLVASAAVMFIPLFILHAGDIETGKQLGYEGGFGSQELPAPQASLMAVLSKGIIAGQMAWALIVVGILMGIGFILMRVQSPMIVAVGMYLPLETTFAIFIGGMIKGILQNYQRKRGFDEKRKNKANNIGLLLASGLIAGEALIGLLFAGLAFGQIEIWRFAHPSFLTSIAIFVVLGLILVRIPMRRSTEADVPESPEG